Proteins from a genomic interval of Xiphias gladius isolate SHS-SW01 ecotype Sanya breed wild chromosome 23, ASM1685928v1, whole genome shotgun sequence:
- the shisa3 gene encoding protein shisa-3 homolog, whose product MVRLLSCLLLGYLTWNLRISDAQGEYCHGWLGANGNYHEGFQCPEDFDTMDATVCCGSCSLRYCCAAADARLDQGSCTNDREVDETEFAAQPIYVPFLMVGSIFIAFVVVGSLVAVYCCTCLRPKQPTQQPIRFSLRSCQGETIPMILTTAPPSLRAPSRQSSTATTSSSSAGGGSSMRRFSLGGQGQGQGHGCLVSATVCSSATPPTQTPQTLPPPPPPPYTSPPAPMSGGMQHPLSSTHTQLQLHQPSIPSHPSQSTGFLLPQQYFFPLQPDAFAAAKGFADFGQS is encoded by the exons ATGGTGCGCCTGCtgagctgcctgctgctgggaTATCTGACCTGGAATCTGCGGATATCGGATGCACAGGGGGAGTACTGCCACGGCTGGCTGGGCGCGAACGGGAATTATCACGAGGGCTTCCAGTGCCCGGAGGACTTCGACACCATGGACGCCACCGTGTGCTGCGGCTCCTGCTCGCTGCGCTACTGCTGCGCGGCCGCGGACGCACGGCTGGACCAGGGCAGCTGCACCAACGACAGGGAGGTGGACGAAACCGAGTTTGCGGCGC AGCCCATCTACGTGCCCTTCCTGATGGTGGGAAGCATCTTTATCGCCTTCGTCGTGGTCGGCTCTCTGGTGGCCGTCTACTGCTGCACCTGCCTGCGGCCCAAGCAGCCGACCCAGCAGCCCATTCGCTTCTCCCTGCGCAGCTGCCAGGGCGAGACCATCCCCATGATCCTCACCACGGCTCCCCCGAGCCTCCGCGCCCCATCGCGACAGTCCAGCACGGCCACCACCAGCTCCAGCTCGGCCGGGGGCGGCAGCTCCATGCGGAGGTTTTCTCTGGGAGGTCAGGGGCAGGGGCAGGGGCACGGCTGCCTGGTGTCTGCCACCGTCTGCTCGTCGgccaccccccccacccagaCCCCTCAGActctgcctccacctccacctccccccTATACTTCCCCACCCGCACCCATGTCCGGAGGCATGCAGCACCCACTGTCCTCCACCCACACCCAGCTGCAGCTCCACCAGCCCTCCATTCCCTCTCACCCCTCCCAGAGCACCGGGTTCCTGCTGCCCCAGCAGTACTTCTTCCCCCTGCAGCCCGACGCCTTCGCAGCGGCCAAGGGCTTTGCCGACTTCGGACAGAGCTGA